GAGAGCTCCACGAGAGTGATTAGATGATGATGACATTGCTGTTGCGAGGGAGATGGGCATTAGACAAAGCCCCTTCCCTTGAAGGTACTGCATTGCTGATCCCATGTCTTCTTCCATCAGTTTCGCCACCCTCTGCTCCGTTGTCCTTAGGCTCTCGCTGGATGATCCCGTTGCGTTTCCATTCCCGTTACTGACATTGCATGGTCCCGAGAGTGCGTTGAGCTGTCCTCTTACCttacattttaccaaaaaaccACAATGATGATGATTAAGTGATAATATGCCACTTTTACCTAAAAAGGCCATGAAGAGGGACTAAAGAACTAACCTCGGATGTGAGACCATTGAGTCGTGGACCAGCTGCTCTTGCACTTCCCAATCTGCTCATGCTTAGTACTTTGACTTGAAGCTGAAGGAATCTAACATACTCGATGATCTCGTCCAGCATTGATGCTTTATCCGTCTGCATTACATCATATCAACCAATTCAGTTATCATGCAAATCTAGATAATCACCTGTAAGATCATGAAAGAACCTTGTTGGTGTTGGGAACCAGTTCTTGGAGAGACTTCATCCTCTCTGCAATGCGTTCCCTTCTCAACTGCCACAAAACGATACAATCAGAAACACAAGATAACAGAGATGAGATGGAGGTAAGTGAACATTAATGAAGATACCCGCTCAGCGATGCTGTGAGGATCGGTTGCCTGGCCTCTCCTAGCTCGCACCCTTGGCTTTTGGCGAGCCACAGGTGGGCTCGTGGTTGAGACAGGCCCTTGCGCCTGCTGCAACCCATCTTGGCTACCCGTTGTTGTTGGACCGCTAGACTCCTGCATTTACAAACACAACACAAAAAAGCTGTCATTTTGAGGAATCATAAATAAACATCCTAAGAGTTCGTTGGTATGATGATGTAATGTAGGTGATGGTTTGGAACCTGTGGTTGATGGAATTGGTTAGAGACGGTGAGAGCGTGGAAGAGTgattgaggaggaggaggggggAGAGATGATGAGTCCCAGGGagtaagaggaggaggaggaagagaggaaaGCATTGACATGGTTTCATGGAAGAAACCGTTACTGTTTTTGTTTATGAACTCTCCCTTTCCTTCTCCATTCCCATTTtccatctcttcttctcttgtcTTCCTTTGCTTCCTCATGCATTTTTATCCTCATTTTcgttattgttttaaatttatttaaatttactggccgtttctttttctttaaaagaaatatttattccCTTAGGTACATCTGagatatttaataatatgaatttCGAATCTCTCAATTATATTATCTCACAAAAGTCGTACGTAGCCGGCCtcttttttatgtttgtttttgttattaataatcCTAAAATCCAATTCTTGATTTACTCGAATCTGTATACAAtcaattttacattttttgtgttatgttttgtttagaaaaaaaaataaaaagcttaaTGTTATGCTTTGCCTCTTCGAATGATTAAAATGTTCCTAACTTTGCAAATTAATCATgttataaatgtataatttatgcAAATTCAGAGAGACTTACTCTTGCATGTCACTCCGTCTCGGCAGAAACTGATTTGTTGACACATGTTTGCTTTGTAATTTGCACTGATCAAAGTGTAtatcaattttcttttataatttcgGTAATGGACGATGCCATGTTTCTTTACTCTTCTTCTATCGCACTTGACATAACCATGTTTGCCTACACACTACTAAAACTAGGAAACTGTTCTATCACCAGCTAGAATTGTAAACAA
Above is a genomic segment from Raphanus sativus cultivar WK10039 unplaced genomic scaffold, ASM80110v3 Scaffold0060, whole genome shotgun sequence containing:
- the LOC108845782 gene encoding transcription factor LRL3-like yields the protein MRKQRKTREEEMENGNGEGKGEFINKNSNGFFHETMSMLSSLPPPPLTPWDSSSLPPPPPQSLFHALTVSNQFHQPQESSGPTTTGSQDGLQQAQGPVSTTSPPVARQKPRVRARRGQATDPHSIAERLRRERIAERMKSLQELVPNTNKVLS
- the LOC130494603 gene encoding transcription factor LRL3-like: MQTDKASMLDEIIEYVRFLQLQVKVLSMSRLGSARAAGPRLNGLTSEVRGQLNALSGPCNVSNGNGNATGSSSESLRTTEQRVAKLMEEDMGSAMQYLQGKGLCLMPISLATAMSSSSNHSRGALFSPNSNAVAAQEANVAGAAPEASSTMDDVSASKA